The following are from one region of the Mycolicibacterium diernhoferi genome:
- a CDS encoding zinc-dependent alcohol dehydrogenase family protein, translating to MRQVIMYSAGDVRVEQRADPTIIEPTDAIVRLVATCICGSDLWPYRGLEPADHQVMGHEYVGIIEEIGADVKNIKVGDFVVGSFVISDNTCEICRSGYQSKCVNAAFVSVAIGTQSDKARIPYADGTLVPTPGQPDEDLIPSLLAASDVLGTGWFAAVAAEAGPGKTVAVVGDGAVGLMAVLAAKQLGADRIIAMSRHPDRQQLALFYGATDIVVERGDEGVAKIKELTNGLGAHSVIEAVGTQESTMQAIRATRPGGHMGFVGVSHDVAIPGPELFFSEIHLLGGPAPVRRFLPDLIELIWDRKIDPGRVFDLTLPLEKAAAGYAAMDERRATKVLLRL from the coding sequence ATGCGTCAAGTAATCATGTACAGCGCCGGGGACGTCCGGGTGGAGCAGCGTGCCGACCCGACGATCATCGAGCCCACCGACGCGATCGTCCGTCTCGTGGCGACCTGCATCTGCGGATCGGACTTGTGGCCTTATCGGGGTCTCGAACCCGCCGACCACCAGGTGATGGGCCACGAGTATGTCGGAATCATCGAGGAGATCGGCGCCGATGTGAAGAACATCAAGGTCGGCGACTTCGTCGTCGGATCGTTCGTCATCTCGGACAACACCTGTGAGATATGTCGGTCCGGTTATCAATCCAAGTGTGTGAATGCGGCCTTCGTGTCTGTGGCGATCGGCACCCAGTCGGATAAGGCCCGCATCCCCTACGCCGACGGCACCCTTGTCCCGACTCCCGGTCAGCCGGACGAAGATTTGATCCCCTCACTGCTGGCCGCCTCTGACGTGCTCGGCACGGGCTGGTTCGCCGCCGTCGCCGCGGAGGCGGGGCCGGGTAAGACCGTTGCGGTCGTCGGCGACGGCGCGGTCGGATTGATGGCGGTTCTCGCGGCCAAGCAGCTCGGGGCGGATCGGATCATCGCAATGTCGCGGCATCCCGACCGGCAACAGCTCGCTCTCTTCTACGGCGCGACCGACATCGTCGTAGAACGCGGCGACGAGGGCGTGGCGAAGATCAAGGAGCTCACCAACGGGCTCGGCGCGCATAGCGTGATCGAGGCTGTCGGCACGCAGGAATCGACCATGCAGGCCATCCGCGCGACCCGTCCCGGCGGGCACATGGGCTTCGTGGGCGTCAGCCACGACGTCGCGATCCCCGGCCCGGAGCTGTTCTTCTCCGAGATCCACCTGCTCGGTGGTCCTGCCCCCGTCCGTCGGTTCCTGCCGGACCTGATCGAGCTGATCTGGGACCGCAAGATCGACCCCGGCAGGGTTTTCGACCTCACGCTGCCGCTCGAGAAGGCCGCTGCGGGGTATGCAGCGATGGACGAGCGTCGCGCCACCAAGGTGCTGCTGCGGCTCTGA
- a CDS encoding GIY-YIG nuclease family protein, with translation MAESMSAKRAADAVANFLDAQRYTRDEVLGDPGPVPAVPGAYGWWFKEIPGGIDVEGCEVHDGWTLLYVGVCPGPPRADGKPRAPQDLRKRIRYHYGAGNGSADGSTLRKSLGVLLGEELGFALRRVGSGKRQTFAGGEAVLNRWMAENAAVSWVQHPEPWYLEPKLVKALLLPLNFQDNERNPFAAELKRRRRDAAVKAGKLRVLAEWS, from the coding sequence ATGGCTGAGTCGATGTCCGCGAAGCGCGCTGCTGATGCTGTCGCCAATTTCCTTGATGCGCAGCGGTATACGCGGGATGAGGTGCTCGGGGACCCGGGGCCGGTGCCCGCGGTGCCCGGCGCCTACGGCTGGTGGTTCAAGGAGATCCCCGGCGGTATCGACGTCGAGGGCTGTGAGGTGCACGACGGCTGGACGCTGCTGTATGTCGGGGTCTGCCCGGGCCCGCCGCGGGCCGACGGGAAGCCGCGCGCCCCGCAGGATCTCCGCAAACGCATCCGCTATCACTACGGCGCGGGCAACGGCAGCGCCGACGGGTCCACGCTGCGCAAATCCCTCGGCGTGCTGCTCGGCGAGGAACTCGGCTTCGCGCTGCGCCGGGTGGGGTCGGGCAAGCGGCAGACCTTCGCCGGCGGCGAGGCCGTGCTGAATCGCTGGATGGCCGAGAACGCGGCGGTGTCCTGGGTGCAGCACCCCGAACCGTGGTACCTGGAACCCAAGTTGGTCAAGGCACTGCTGCTGCCGCTGAACTTCCAGGACAACGAGCGAAATCCGTTCGCCGCGGAACTCAAACGGCGCCGCCGCGACGCCGCGGTGAAGGCCGGCAAGCTGCGGGTGCTCGCGGAGTGGTCGTAA